In Syngnathoides biaculeatus isolate LvHL_M chromosome 8, ASM1980259v1, whole genome shotgun sequence, the genomic stretch CTTGAAATGATGCCTTactcatccattatctgagccacttatcctcacgagggtggcccGTCCCGGCAAGAGGCGGGCTACGCCCTAAaccggtcgcagggcacatagaaacgagcGAGCGAGTGAGCGAGCGTCGGCGCTCGCGTTCACACCTGAGGGCAAATTCGAGCGTTgggaggatgtgggaggaaacccacgcaggcccgggggggggggggggggggggccacgtGCAGCTTTCTCCACGTCGACGTCGTCTTGTATTTGTCTGTCATCCCGTTTTGTTGATAATAAAGATGCACCCCCACCTCAGTGTTGGTCAATACGTTTTGTGACAGacatgaaaatgaaagaatagCCTGCAGCCCGTTGATggggtttccacggcaacaagCTTCATCCGCTGCTCACTTACTGGTCCATCAAGAGGCTGCGTGACCTCTCACCTCTGGCCAAACGCACGCTTTGAGCTATTGTGAACGTcgcaaaatgaaatgtgaaatgtcGGCGCTTCACTTCCTCATGAAAAGTAGCAACGCACCCGATTGGACGTGAAGCCCATGTGACCACTTATGTACCTTTGTCCGACTGGCCCACCTGACCGAAAGGATGCGGAAACGTCGGAACTCCCGAGGCTACGAGGGTCCCAACGGCCGGGTTGGGCTCCTCGTGGACCtcccgccaccgccgccgccgccgccgctcctgTTGATTGGATGAATTGTCAGAATCGGCTTTACTTACACGCACGGACTTCGTCTCCAGTACTTGGAGCGTCACGACAACAAATCGAACTGATGAGAAATTAAAACAGGTCtgggtttcccttgcctggactcGGGCTCACCATCAGGGGTCAGGTGCGGCGTGagccggggggggggcgaagCTCCGGGACCtcggcgatccgatccccgacTGCAGAAGCCGACTCGTGGGACTCTCTGGCAGAGGAAGAACCCGAGAGGTGCGCGAGGTCGAGAATTTTGAACTTGATGTAGTCGGGCCCACCTCCACACTGGGCTCGGGCTCCGGTACCGGTCATCTTGAGACGGGGTCGGACCCTTTTCCACTGTGGAGTATACGTATTGCCTCTCGGCTCGGTTGGGAAAGGGCCCGAACGATAGACGGAGATGGAGATACGAGGacacgtgcacttggcaccggGACACCTTTGGCCGGACTTGGACTCGATGGTTGCGTCATCAGACTTCCGACGACATGTGTCGGACACGCGCAGCTGTCGAGCGGCGGTGATCGGTTGCCTCTCAGCGGTCAGATTTGTTGTCGTGGGCCGAACAAAATTTCCCTTTTGGAGGTGCCAACGCAAACATTGCACGGCCGACGCTTGAAAGTTGCAGTAACACGTGAGCGACAAGTTCAAGACGTGgtggaaaggttttttttattgaggtCAGAAAGGAAAGAACATTTTGCGGAGGAACCGCTCAGCAGGATGTGAAGGTTTTCCAAAAGAAGTTCTTGCATCCTGCTTTCCTCTCACGAGGCCCCGCGACCTCCGCCAGACGAAGAGCGGAGCGCCGCCGCGGGGGGTCGTCGCCGCGGTCCTCGGCTTCCCCGGACCGCCTCGGCCCTCGCTCGTCATCGTCGTCCTCCGTGGCCTGGTTCTCCATGCGGAGGAGGTCCCAAAGAACCGCCTCCGCCAGGGACGAGCCCACGAGGTCCTGAAATGATCATCGGCGTCGGCATCGTTAGCGTCGCTGTCTTTTCTCATCATCTGTTTTCGAATCAAACTGTTCCACAAGAGAGGATTTCAAAtaccaggaaaagaaaaacaaggcaGCGGTAGATTTGCTCCTTCGCTCCAAATGTCCAGCAGGACTGGAAAGAAGTTCCAAAACCCTAAAAGGCGGCAGGCCCTAACTCcaggtgtgtgtttctttcggctcgtccctttcggggtcgccgcagcgcaCATATTCGTTTGGCGAAGTTTTTAACGCTTCTCAGGGAGCGGAGCCCCCCGGTGGGATGCcgacccacaacccctggtttgccaaaccactgagctacggggcctaaCTACAGGTCCTAACTACAGATATGGCTTTGACATTAATAACCAATGAGCgatatacattcatccatcaggaggagcctatcccggccgacCCATTAACCGGTCGCCGCCGGCCACGTGGAAGCAAACGAGAAGGGCAATTCGGAGTCTGTTCTTGAATCGTGCTCGGAACGCAGAAgacccacctggagaaaaggaCTCCATCCGCTGGGATTCCAACCCCCGTCCcgagacctgtgaggccaacgccctgACCGCTTGTGCAATCGTGCTCTCCAACGGACGTGAAATATCGGGCCATCgatcgatatttttttttttttttttgcgcctcTGCTTTTGAAATCTTTTTCTTGCAATTTCCACTTTCCGAGACTTTTCAAGCGCCGGACGCCTCGAGGGCCTCCGCTCGTTAAAAGcgtttcaaacattttggaagGACGGTTTGCGCCGATGTTCCAAAGTTTATGGAAAACTTTGTACCTGTTTGTAGGAGGCGAGCGTCGCGCCGCGTCCGGCGTGAGCGCGTCCGAGCGCGGCCGAGGAGGCCAACGCGGCCAGCAGGAGCAGCGGGAGGTACCGAGAGGAGCAGCGACGCATCTTGGCGCTCGGGGCGAGAGCTTGAGGGCTGCGtccccgccgccgcccgctCTTATAGGGCCGCGCTGACGTCACGGCGACGACCACGCTCGAGCCAAATGAGCCATCTTCATGcacttcctcttcttccccATCAACCTCCCGCAAACACAAAACAGGAGCCGAGCAAACTGCGCGGCCGCAGCGGAAGCGCACGAACCGAAGGACCCGACCGGTGCGATGACCGCGGATCCCAATTCTCTTCAAGTTTTTTTGGACAGGAAAAAGGAATGAACATTTCCTTAGTCGTCAGTAGACGTCAGATGCTCGACTCGCGGTGCTTTGTCGGAACAGGAAGTACCGAAGGCACCACTATAAGCACATCAACGTTGACGAGAATTTTTTCCAACATGAACGCAATGCGTGGCAATAAAGAGACGGTTCCGCCGACCTCGGCTTCTCTCACTCACACGATGCAGCAGCGCACACGGCGGACTTTGGAGTGGGCGGCGTGGGGTCGATTCCGCGTCCGGAAGGTttccattgtgaggataagcggcatggaaaacggatggatgcgTGCTGTTGTTCCCTAACTTGTACAGCGccaatttatttgaaatattcaaataaactTGTTTTAGCTTCGCCATTCAATCTGGTTAATTTTCCCCAAATTTCTCTTGTCAATGATAAAAACGTACGTGATTGATATACTGCCCGAAACGCCCTTTGAAAAGTTGACAGTCCGGAAACAAAGCCctgtttaccccccccccccccccaaccaacaACGGTCGGCGACGGGGGTCCTCCAAGTGGATCCCACCCGAACTCCGGTGGGTCCCGCCTGGGATTGGCCTGCCACCAGCGCCGCGAACTGGGGCCAGGACGGCGGCGATGACGTTTGACTCCAGAACCGCTCGTGTCCCCAGACTCACCTGGTTCAGGCTTGACCACCTTCAAACTGGTCTTGGCCTGTCGGGGCGCACGGTTTGGACCCGGCTGTCCGACACACACGCCGCACGCGGCTACGGGGTCGTCAGAACCACCGTCCCGCGCCGACAGCGCCAGCAGCGAGCGACGGGTTGACAAACGCTGACCCAGTAGGTGCCAAATCCGCGTCCATCTGCAAACGGATGTCGACGTAGGCGTGAGAGTAATTTGTCAACATTTGCACAGGCTGCGGTCCATTAAAGAGTGATTAGCGAAGACACACGAGCGCGCTAAATGTGTCCACGTTTGGGCTGCCTGATCTCCATGAAAGACTCGTTAGGGAAAAACacacagaaaacaggaaggaCGCGTCTTGCTGTTGTTTGACGGACAAAATTCTCTCTTTAATGCCACACGGGCACAAATAAATTACTGGACAAGAATTAACGAGAGGGGAAGAGGCCATGAGGCCGACGGGCGGACGCCTCCTAACAGGAAGTGAAGCCTTTCCAGTAGAAGTTCTTGCATCCGGCCTTGCGCTCGCGGGGGGGGCCGTTGTCGGGGGGGTCCACCGAGCGCGCCGAGTCCACCCTGGCCGACGCCCGTCGGATTTCGGCCTCGGGCGCCGACAACCTCGCCAGGAGATCCTCCGCCGCTCGCTCGGTCCAGTCCTGCGACCGATCAAATCGCGGGCCCACAAAAGAGACCAACAAATTCAAAGACTTTCCACTTTGGAAAGAAATACCGCAAAGACTCCCCGAGCCCCGCCCCGGTACCTGCAACAGGTCACGTTCTCCGTGAGCCAGTCGTTGCGGCAGCTCAAGCTCCATCTCCCCGTCCCGGTCCGGGTCCTGCACTCTGTCAGCCAGAGAGGAAAGGGCCAGGCCGCACACCAGCAGCAAGCGCGTGACCGACGGCAGCAAGGAACGCTCGCGTCCACGCATGGCTGGCGCCGCACCGCGGAccggaagaaaaaacattttcaataactCCACACAAAATCGCAAACGCTTGTTGCTAGGAGACCCCCAGCCGCTCGCCTTGCGCAACCCTCGTCTGAAAGGAAAACTTCCCTCGCTTGCCAGTCCAGGTGGCGTGACAACTGGCAAAGGTCCGATCGGAGCAACTGGACTCTTCCCGTTCGTCGAAGGCAAAGCAAACCCACAGGCAAAACGGCGCAACGCGACCGATTCTGGGTAGAGAGGACGGCCGGTTCGAAAGAGGTGCGAGTCGATCCGCCTACGGCACGTCCAGCTGGAAAAGCCGTTCGGAAAGCGAGGCCTGGACTGCGTTTTGCCGACGACGACGTCCTGACGTGGCCCCGCTCCGCCACAACCCGCAAAAAACTCCAGATCTTACCAggaacattttcttcacttgaCGGTTTTGAGACTAGTGTCAAGGCCTTTTCTTCCGGACTAACTCTCGGTAAGGTTTGGAGTTTTTGACGAGAGAGCAACCGACGGAGTGGGCGGGACGCCGGTGTCGTGCTCAAACGGGGGCGAGTGCACGCGGGAAATGTGCAAGTCGAAAAGTCTTTTGGATTCCAGGTCAAAGGTCTTCAGCAAACAAGAACCATGCAGTTGTTGCTGGCTCTTCCTCTCACCCTGTGGCCCGGCAGTGCGCTCTCGCCCTCCTCCGGACAGGTCCCAAGTTCCCCAGTTTGCTCTGCCGGGCTCATTTCTATTTCTCCTAAAGATCTCGGCTGCCTTCGGTCGGCCAGCCTTAGCGCTTCCtgagactctcctgtcacaaCACAGGCGACGCCTTCCCCCACCCGTTCTGGTCCTTCGCTCCCTGCGCACGCTCGCCATCGTCGGGAACTTTTGGACCTGGCGCGTGTTCCGTCTTATTGCGATTGTGTAAAGACAAGCGTGTCATTGCTCGAACGGGTAGGCGGGATCTTCTACGCGCTGCTATCGAGAGATTGCAAGAGCAACACGTACGAACTGCGCTACTAGTACGATTGTTACCGAGCTCTTTTAGCGTTcttgatgaaatgaaaacacgTCGTGGCCGGTCCGCTTTTTCCGGATGTTCCTGCAGATTGCGCTGCTCTCATCTGCAAACATTGTGCTCCAAAATCATCTGGCGGCAGACCAAGAGCTTCAAgctgtcaatcaatcaatcaatcaatcaatcataccccccccccccccacgacagAAAGAAAGTGAGAAAGGCTGACAAAAAGAATGTGAAGAACGCAAAATAGAGGAGACAAAAACTGACCGACTCACTTCTCGGGGTCGTGCTTGGCGCTCCGGTTCTGGTCGCGGTACCGGCGCGAGCGGCCTTTTGAAGGCTGGGGCCCCGCCCTCCCGCCGCGTGGCGTGTTCGGAGACGGCGGAATGTTGCGGGCCAAAATCCATTAGAGCTGATTGGCCCTGAAAGGTTAGGCAGGCGTAAAACAATAAAACGCCAACACGGCCAATTAAGCCGCTCTTTGCATATTAGCGGAATTTTCCATTAAGGAAGACGGATGTTCGCTCGCTGGCTCGCTGGCTCGCTCGCCCACGCCGCAGCCTGCTTCCGACTTCAAAAGAGCCAGAACGCGACGGTGCCAGCCAGATCCGGTGAGTACGGCGGAGCGACCGGGTGGCCCTCTTTGATCCTGGACACCCACCTCTGGATTGCGCGCTTCCCCTCCCGAAAGGTTTCGGGCCGGCGGTTCGCCTTCCGACCGAGGAAATGCATCCGCGGCCCTGTTTCCAAAATGGCTTAAAAATCAAAAGTCGGAAAGAAGCCTCCGGACAAGTCTTCAAGATACAAACAAAGCAAgtccaaaaatgtcactttttggtGGGTTGTTTGAAACTGGGCAGAAGATTTCTTGACTGCCCCTCATAAAACGTCAGTTCCTCCAGTCAGTCCCGTTTGTTTCTAGCGCTCGGGACTTTCCGAGAGCACCGTTTCTTCCTCGTACTGAGGACACTGGAAAACAGATATTTGTGCAAGGTTTGAAACGAGTCACCGCTCCACTACGTTGACATATTGTAAACCAGTTGGAAGGTGAggttttgcttttgaaatttCAGAGGGTGAAGAATGGTTCCCGGATGTCCTGAAAGGCTCGAAAAGATTCTTCAGGCTTTTTGGGTCCGGGGCAAACGGGAACTCGTGCGAATTTTGTGTGAGCGTGTCGTTAGCGTCGTGCTAACAGAGGCTTGCGTCGAGGTGGCCAATGTACTCACGCTGTGTACTTCGGTTCAAGTACAGATACTTGTATACAGATAGCGATACTaacccgaaagaaaaaaaaaaaaaatagttctgagcatcccaaacacacgcagagttgtgattggtccagATTGGAACGAACGTGTCGGTGAAGGTGACGGGAAAGACGAGCGGGGCCTGGACCCAGGACAGAAGTCGGGATTTGCCAGAAACAGTTAAACGCTTTCATGCTTGGAGTACGACAGATGCGCGACTTGCCTCGAGGGTGTTGATGGAGACGGACAGAGGGAGCTCCACCGTGTCTCTTTGGACGGAGTCAAAACCTACGAAGGACTACaaagacaggaactgtggtacttggTGCAGAAGTATGTGACAAAACCAGGAAGGACATGTTACGAGGCCAGCGCAACAGCGCTGACTTGAAAgaggaggtgggagtgcatcagggatcggctctgagccccttcccgtttgagTTCAGACCGGATAGTCCGCGTATGACGTTGTGAAGATGGAGGCGTGACAGAAGATACTGGATAAACGGCAAGTCCCAAAGAAATGGATACGCACGCTAACTAATATTCGTAGATTCAAATGATAAcaaacatcaagtttacaattatttaaagtgagtctacatttttttgggacagcCTGTATCTATATATAAAACCGAGGCCTAGATAAAGTTACTGGTAATTACAACTCTTTAAAAGTGAATACGtcattttaatgatgttttttttttttttttccccagccagTTGTTAAGTCGTAGGAAAGCTAAGcacgcagcccccccccccccccccccccgaaaatgCATCAAGTGGATTAAGTGTTTGAGAATGGGCATTAATGAGTCGCCTGTTTCCACCCCCACATGTTGACATTACGGTTAATGTTTGAAGAAAGCAGAAGCCGGcgggagagcaaaaaaaaaaacccctcaagACTTTATTGGGGTGAGTACGGTCCCCCGCCTGGCCGCCGACCGCCCGCTAATGAACACGTCCTGACGACAGCCAGTCACCACGGCGACAAATTAATACGCCGCCGTCGCTAAGGAGCCGCTAGCGTCGAGCGTGAGCGGCCTCTGATGACACGGCGCCGCGATCTCGCTTTTTCCCTGGGATCACATTCGGGGAAGTCGTGATCGCCAATGGAAACTTCTGCTTCGGCGACTTCCTGCCAATGGCGCTCGCTCCCGCCGTTGAGGAAGGCCGGCTTTTCGacagcttaatgctaacacacgaGCTAAATTCCAATCAAGTCGGGACGTTGTGCTAAAGATccgtaaaaacacaaaactggaCAATGATTTGCACTACAGAGGTCCCAACGTTTCATGTTCAAACTCGATTGTTTGTCACAaatattcatggaaaaaaaaagttggggaacGCTCACAGGTCGGGTTGATTGGCTAGAGAAGGAGCtcgcctggggggggggggggggggcaagcttCACCTCTTTGGCAACAAGTGCCTGagaaaattgtccaaaagttgcAAGGAATTGAGGAAGTTCATCATCTGTTGTCCGTTAATATCGACAAAATCTGGACAAATCGCTGCACGTAAGTAGCGAGGCCGAAATCCAGCACCGAGGACCGTGTCCGTGGTTTCACTTCAATGATTTGAGGGACATTTTGGAGTTCTGAGCACGGTCAACTCATATGTGGAGGAGCCGCCTTGGGTGTCCTCGCGATCGGCGGCGTCGGGAGTTTCGGAGCTAGCTTGTCTTCGTACGGCTGCGAGGTCGCCGGCGTTGACGACGACGCGGTCGGTCCTCTCCGTTGTTCTCGTCGGTCATTTACAGGCGCTTGGAGCAAACTCTGCAACGGCTGATCAAATCTTCCGGAAGGTCCCCGGCGTCGGTCCGAGGCTTCGGTTTGCTGGGAAAGGAAGGAGACGACTTTTTTCAGGTTTTGCCGGCAGCCGTGTACCTGCGGGCGAGCTAACGCGCACCTGAACATGTGGCGTGGGTCCAGAGCGGCCAGCCAGTACGAGTATGAGTCGGTGTAGAAATTACACGTCCCTCTGCCGTGACACTCGATGAACGGAATCTTGCGGAAGTTCTCCAGACAGGATCCGGGCGACGACAGCGGCTGTCCCGAACCCTCCGCCCCGACTCCCGTTTCCTGAAGGCCAATTGAAAACTGGCTGAGCCAAGACTTGAACCTTCGTTCCTTGCTTGTGGATCATATTTGTACCACAAACAGTAACCCAGCACTAAAGTGCAGATTGGACGCAATGGTGGTCGATGGCTTTTTACAGTACACGAGAGCGTTAAGGGGCTAAACTGACCCATCGCTCAGGAGCTTTGGGCAGCTTCTCGAGTCCCTTCATCTCAAATGCAGACCAGAAACACTTGGAACGGACTACACGCCAAGGAAACCAACGCGGACGATGAACACAGTGAAACTATGAAGCACGTTTCACATACGGCAGGTGTCCAAGTCATGGCCCGGGAGCTCGATAAAGCCCGTCACAAGTTTTCATGTGGCCCCCAATGAcaatgtgtcaacttccattgttcttgtgaaaatctggagcaaaatttcaaattgtcataacaTTGAGATCttccaaacatgaacaacatcCCTTCACCTTGAGTTCTGATTCTAATATGTCTTCATACGTGCGTGAATCTGAGGAGATGATGAAAGCTTTTTATGGTTTGGCGGTCATCAGACGGAAACAACCTCAGCGAGCTCACCATGACGAAGGAGAAGCCGGACCACAGAGAATCCCAACCGGAAGGACACTCGGGAAGCAGGCGCGTCTGACTGTGGACCGCCATCACGTTCGCCGCCGACTCGCACACCGTACATCTGAAACGCACGCCGAAGACACAAAGGTGCGCGCGTGCCTTCGTACATCTCACAGATACGACACACGCACGCGAGCGTCTTACAGGCACAGCGCACAAAAACAGGGTTCGGGTCGATTCCTACCGGCTGATGTAATCCTTCAGCGACGGGCCCGAGATGAAGGGCGCGGCGCTGAGCCCCGATTGGTCGGTAGACAGCCAATACGAGTAGTCGTTGCGTGCGGCGTAACGGCAGGTGCTGTCCGTGTTGCAGAAGAGGAACGGCATGGTGCTAAAGCGGGGTAAGCAGCTACCGAGAGCACCTGAAAGCAGAGCGGGGCGCAAATGACACACGGTCGGGTTTTGACGCCCCGACGGCGCCACGCGCAAACtgcttttcaaactgggggttGTGGGGGGTGCTGCAGAAAACAGCTCCAGAACACACGTGGAAAACGCTGACTGCGTTGTCGGCGCTCTCAAAACATCAGCGTGCGACGAGGTGTTTGCATGTCCCACCGCCTACCCAAGTCCTGTCCGTGAGCTCGGTTGTTCCCGTTGATGAAGAGCAGGGAGAAGCCGCTGTACACCTCCACGGACCCGGGAGGGCAATCCGGTACCAGAACGTTCTGACTGTGTCGGCTGAATAGGAAGCCGTCTTTCTCGGGGGCGTCCACGCAAGGACCCGGGGGACCCCGTGCGCCCTTGCCACCTGTGGGACCTTGCGGGCCCGCCACACCTGCAACCCGGAAGCATGAATTAGTGCTCTGACGCAGTTCTCGTGTGGTTCTAATATCAGTCCAATGTGGCTCTGATATGGTTGCAATTTATTTGGTTCTTATGTGGGTCTGCCGCGTTTCCGACATTCATGCCGGTGCAGGTCTGGTTTTGTGCCAAAGTTTACAGAGGTGGATCGCTGGATGCATTCTAGTGCATTCTCGCGTGGTTCTGCTGTTCTCCCAGTGGGTTTCCGGTGTCATTCCGGTGTGGTGGTGAAATGGGTCGGGGGCTCTTCTAATGTGGGTGTCGTACAGTTCTGCTGTGGCGTGAGGCTCAAGAATTCTTCCTTCTTTTAACCTTTTTTCCCAACGTCTCCTCTGTCTCCGACGTCCCCTTTCGGCCCTGTAAAACCAGGCCCGCCCGTCCGGCCGGCACCCCCTCGCCCTCCTTTGGGACCTGCAGGGATCACAAGGTATCCGGAGCTGCTTTATTGTAATGTTCTGAAGTTAAAGTTCTTCATCAAACTGCTGCCACGGTTCACCTGGAGCACCGGTTCTCCCTCGCATTCCCGGGGTCCCTGGCAGTCCCGGTGGTCCCTGACCTCCAGGCAAACCTTGGTCTCCTGCTAAGATCACCACCTCCCGGGACACATCCTTACCCCTCGGTCCTGTTGGGGCGGCATTCAGCCATATGCTCACGAGTACCGCGGTACCTGGACTTCCGAGTTGTTTGACACGAGCCATCGTTTGTGTCGCGAGCCAGAATTTCCGATTTTCACGCCTCAGATACACCCGCGCTCACCGTGGCACCGAGATGGCGGGCCCGGCGCCGAATACACTCGCAAGGGGCACGAAGGAGATCCTCTCCGCTGACTCCTGGCTGCTGAGGGTGctcactaggccacgcccctttaaGGCCCACACTGACTCATGAATGTACTCCAGCAGCGATTGGGCCAGCGGCGGCTCGCGGGCTGCATGTGGACCGCGTCTTGGCTCTGAGTGGCCCCTCAGGTCATGAAATGTTTCCTCGACGTTTGGCTTTCCACTGTAGTTTTCACGACTATATCGCAGACGTCGGTTTTATCGGGATTATCATCATGAATAAAAAGCAGTTTATATGTTTGAAGGAATGAGAAGGTGCTCACGTTTGGCTACATCTAACGCGGTCTCGTACATGCGCATGAGAACGACGAGCGGCTTAATATCCCAATTTTGAGTGAGCTTATTtttgtgacagaaaaaaaaaattcttgcagCTTTGTTGTCAGCAGTTTTGCGCCATCTCGGAAAGACTTTGATGTGAGAGAGAAAGTCACCCGTTTGTGCTTTCCATCAATGCGGCAAGTGTTACAGTCCCCCAAATGTGCAAACACGTGCTAACAGAATGCGGCCCGAGTGGTATTACCTTGTCTCCCTGTAGGTCCCGCAGGTCCGCGAGAACCTTTGATGCCGGCGAGACCGTCGTCACCCTTCGTGCCTGAAAAATCACCAGGCGGGAGGGACTGCCAACTCACACTCCACGTTTCAAAATGGGCCAGCAGAAATAAAACGGCACAAAGTGGTCCTACCAGCAGGTCCGGTAACCCCGGTATCCCCCACCAGGCCTTTGGGTCCTGGTGCTCCCGGTGCTCCGTCCAGACCCTAATCACATTCCAATTCAGATCTTTCCAACACAAACGCGAGTGCGACTAGAGTTTCTGTTGAACACGTACTGACCGGACTGCCTTGGGGGCCAGGATCACCACGGCAACCAGGACTTCCTGCGTTACCCGTTGCCCCTTTAGATCCCTTGTCTCCCTTAAGACCAGAACCTTGCGGTCCGGGGGGGCCTCGACACCCCGGTAGTCCTACAAGAGGTGTGCAAAACGACAATGGCACCAAAACGACGAATCCACTCCAACGCTTGAATCACCTCTTGGCCCTCGTTCTCCCGGCAGGCCTTTTCCTCCTTTGTCTCCTTCTGTGCAGGGTCCCTGACTGCCACGAAGACCACGAGGTCCAGGAGATCCGGGTGCACCGGGACAACCTGGGTTTCCTTCGGGACCAGAAGGGCCTGGATGACCACAAGCACCAGGTGGTCCCTTTTCGCCAACACAGCCTGTggataacattttttaattccctttcaaatgaaatgcaaaCAGCTTACTAACTCACCTGGTGGACCTTTTGTCCCCTCTACACCCCTGGATCCGATTCCAGGTtctggagaagaagaaaaaaaatcgggTCAGGTGATCTTGAGAAGGATTAATCCAACTCCATTTACCTCCCATGGCTCCTTTTCCTCCAGCAGGTCCCGGTATGCCATCCTGTCCCTGGTTTCCTCTGGTTCCAGATGAACCCGGCTCTCCAGGGGCCCCCTTGTTACCTGAAATGGAGGCACAGTTGTCAGGTGTCGCCATGTCATTCCATCAAAGTCCACACAAAACTCTAGTGAGGCACCTGTAAGGCCGGTAGGTCCTGCAGGTCCGCTGACTCCCGGAGCTCCATCACAAGCTTTCTCACCAGGAG encodes the following:
- the LOC133504775 gene encoding somatostatin-1-like, whose protein sequence is MRRCSSRYLPLLLLAALASSAALGRAHAGRGATLASYKQDLVGSSLAEAVLWDLLRMENQATEDDDDERGPRRSGEAEDRGDDPPRRRSALRLAEVAGPRERKAGCKNFFWKTFTSC
- the LOC133504364 gene encoding somatostatin-2-like — its product is MRGRERSLLPSVTRLLLVCGLALSSLADRVQDPDRDGEMELELPQRLAHGERDLLQDWTERAAEDLLARLSAPEAEIRRASARVDSARSVDPPDNGPPRERKAGCKNFYWKGFTSC